Proteins encoded by one window of Arachis hypogaea cultivar Tifrunner chromosome 1, arahy.Tifrunner.gnm2.J5K5, whole genome shotgun sequence:
- the LOC140183506 gene encoding uncharacterized protein, whose amino-acid sequence MTWAIELSQYDLQYEPRHAIMAQAMADFLVELTGSPPETPSTRWKLPVDGASNQTFGGAGIILESLTGIIYEQSVKFELPVSNNQAEYEALLGGLVLVREIGATRVKVCSDSQVVTSQINGTYQAKYALLQKYLEKVKMLSKEFDEVTVQHVPRERNTRDDLLSKLASTKPGTGNRSLIQGLVK is encoded by the coding sequence ATGACTTGGGCTATTGAATTATCCCAGTACGACTTGCAGTACGAACCCAGGCATGCGATCATGGCCCAAGCCATGGCTGACTTCCTGGTCGAACTAACAGGGAGTCCTCCCGAGACACCgagcacacggtggaagctccctgtagacggagcctccaaccaaacaTTCGGGGGAGCGGGGATTATCCTAGAAAGTTTGACCGGGATTATATATGAACAATCGGTCAAGTTTGAGTTACCAGTGTccaacaatcaagcggaatacgAAGCCTTACTTGGTGGCCTAGTCCTGGTAAGAGAGATTGGGGCCACCAGAGTAAAAGTGTgtagcgactcccaggtcgtcacatcacagaTCAATGGAACATACCAAGCCAAATATGCATTACTACAGAAATATCTGGAGAAGGTGAAAATGCTGAGCAAGGAGTTCGACGAGGTCACGGTGCAGCACGTCCCGAGAGAGAGGAACACCCGAGATGACCTCTTGTCAAAGCTAGCAAGCACGAAGCCAGGAACGGGGAATCGATCTTTGATCCAAGGATTAGTGAAGTAA